ATTGCCGACGAGATGTTTGTAACCAGCGCGATGAGGCTCTCAATTTCCTCGCGAGGAGCTGGGGAGGCAATGTTCGAGGGTTGTTTTCCACGAATCTTCCACAACTCCCATAGGAAGATCGCGACAGCCTGGCTAACGTTTAACACTGGGTATTCAGGGTTGCCCGGTATTGAAACAAGGAAATCCGTCTTACTGAGCTCCTCCCTGGTTAACCCTGTGCTTTCCCTGCCGAAGACGAGGGCTAACTTCCCTATCCTGGGTGCTATTTGGGATGTGAAAGTCTCGATATCGATGGCCTGCCTGAGCACGTCGCCGGGTGAATATCCTTTCGCGCTTGTTGCCACGGAGGCGTCTACTCCTTTAAGAGCCTCATCCAGTGAGTCAACCACGACGGCTTTCTCCAGGAAACTCTTTCCTTTCGCAGAATATATTAATGCTTCTTTGATCGATGCTGAGGGATTGACAAGGTAGAGTTCATCGACTTCGAAGTTAACGCAGGTTCTCGAGATCACGCCCAGGTTGTAGGCACCTTCAATTCCTACCAGAACAACCCTAATCATCCAGCCTACCCCTTTCTCTTACAGTAAACAGCCTTTATTTCTTCATAAAAGAATTTTGAAGAAGCAGTTTTGATCTTTACGAAGCCGTTCTCCGCTAGCAGGGACTCGACAACCTTTTCCCCGGTTAGCGATGAGTAAACCAGGAACAATTGGCCGCCTTGCTTTAAAACCCTAGAGGATTCCTTGATGAAGTAGGCTATTGTCTCATAGCCTTTAACGCCTCCCTCAGTGGCAATATCTATCTCGCTGGGAGCATGCGCTGGGAGATAGGGAGGATTGCTCACTACCATGTCTACGGAGCCATCGCCAAGGGCTTCAACACTGGTGATCGTAATGCCTCTGCTTGACAGGTTGTTAACCTCGAGAGTCATCTTGCTAGATGTCAAAGCATCCTCCATCACGTCCACAAGCACCGCTAGCTCGCAATAACCGTTTGAAAGCAGGTGAGAGCCTACGATACCTGTTCCCGAGCCTAGGTCGACGCACACCCTGCTCCTCGGTTTAACCTCGTTTATTAGATTGATAAGTAGCCAAGTATCATCGCTCGGCTTGTAAACGTCTCCGTGAGCAATGATTCTTAGTTTTCCAACTACGTATTCGCTAGTTCTTCTGCTAATGCTAGGAACACCTCTGGCTCTAGCTCGAAAACCCTTTTATCAGATGGGATAATCCTTGTTAAAACCTCAGTGCTTATGTTTAGGCGAGACTCCGCAACTCTCCTAGCGTTTCTCCTGCGCTGGCTGAACAATGCTCTGGTCACATGTTCAACCTTCTCAACGACCTTATCGTAATCTCTTATTCTTTCAAGCAAAACCAGGCTTGACTCTACCTTTGGACGTGGAATGAACGAGCTAGGTGGGTAAACCCCTGTAATCCTTATGTTGAAAAGCAATTGAGCTATCACGGTGAGCCTGCCGTAGGACTCTGTCCCAGCTTTGGCTACCAACCTCTCTCCAACCTCTTTTTGAAGGGTGAGAACAGCCTTGGAGATCGAATTATCCCTCGCAATCATTATGAGGATGTCGGATGTTATGTGATACGGGAGGTTGGATACTACTTGGGGTCTCCCAACTCCTGTTGTTAAAGCATCGCCTTTAACAGGTATGAAGCGAGGGCTTCTAACGATGTTGCTGACTATTTTAATCATTCTTTCATCATACTCAATGCAAGCCAAGGATCTGACCCTATTGACCAGAAATATTGTGAGGGTTCCTATTCCGCATCCTATCTCAATAGTGTCCTCATTACTTGTTAAAGACAAGATACTGGTTATTAACCTAGGGTTTACCACGAAGTTCTGGCTTAGCTTCTTCGAAGGTCTTATCCCATTTCTCTTCAACGTGTTGATTGTCCATGAGAGAAGCGATGACCTGTCAAGCTCCGGGATTTCTATAATATTTCACCGTAAAGCCTCTCTAGATATC
This is a stretch of genomic DNA from Thermosphaera aggregans DSM 11486. It encodes these proteins:
- the rsmA gene encoding 16S rRNA (adenine(1518)-N(6)/adenine(1519)-N(6))-dimethyltransferase RsmA; translation: MKRNGIRPSKKLSQNFVVNPRLITSILSLTSNEDTIEIGCGIGTLTIFLVNRVRSLACIEYDERMIKIVSNIVRSPRFIPVKGDALTTGVGRPQVVSNLPYHITSDILIMIARDNSISKAVLTLQKEVGERLVAKAGTESYGRLTVIAQLLFNIRITGVYPPSSFIPRPKVESSLVLLERIRDYDKVVEKVEHVTRALFSQRRRNARRVAESRLNISTEVLTRIIPSDKRVFELEPEVFLALAEELANT
- a CDS encoding TrmH family RNA methyltransferase — encoded protein: MIRVVLVGIEGAYNLGVISRTCVNFEVDELYLVNPSASIKEALIYSAKGKSFLEKAVVVDSLDEALKGVDASVATSAKGYSPGDVLRQAIDIETFTSQIAPRIGKLALVFGRESTGLTREELSKTDFLVSIPGNPEYPVLNVSQAVAIFLWELWKIRGKQPSNIASPAPREEIESLIALVTNISSAIIATPEKARRIGLVWKRILHRARPTAYEARVLKYWLYRVKGKLGAG
- a CDS encoding methyltransferase, with the protein product MSRRTSEYVVGKLRIIAHGDVYKPSDDTWLLINLINEVKPRSRVCVDLGSGTGIVGSHLLSNGYCELAVLVDVMEDALTSSKMTLEVNNLSSRGITITSVEALGDGSVDMVVSNPPYLPAHAPSEIDIATEGGVKGYETIAYFIKESSRVLKQGGQLFLVYSSLTGEKVVESLLAENGFVKIKTASSKFFYEEIKAVYCKRKG